A DNA window from Chryseobacterium sp. MEBOG06 contains the following coding sequences:
- a CDS encoding GNAT family N-acetyltransferase — protein MENIKFKVSPYQDELQLLIDDQKAGYMSIKVDGRLLIVYYTKLDEEREGKGYAKLLLDELVRYAEEKDLLVDPECDFVRQQFENHPARYKDIWHA, from the coding sequence ATGGAAAATATAAAATTTAAAGTATCTCCATATCAGGATGAATTGCAGCTACTTATTGATGATCAGAAAGCAGGTTATATGTCCATAAAGGTTGATGGGAGGCTACTCATAGTATACTATACCAAGCTTGATGAAGAACGCGAAGGGAAAGGATATGCCAAATTATTACTGGATGAGCTGGTTCGCTATGCAGAAGAAAAAGATTTGCTTGTAGATCCGGAATGTGATTTTGTAAGACAACAGTTTGAAAATCATCCGGCAAGATATAAAGATATCTGGCATGCCTGA
- a CDS encoding MBL fold metallo-hydrolase: protein MIYWIITSVVILTITFFIVINMRVFGAVPKGKRLKRIQQSRLYKKKQFQNISHTPSITEGYSMAKVTYDFILGKKDPLLKPLKDIPSIHTDLKSIDKSTDVFIWLGHSSYYLQTNGISFLIDPVLSVYGSPFKYFNKAFKGSDIFKPEDIPELDYLVITHDHFDHLDYPTVRSIRERVGNVILPLGVGAHFERWGYHESQLIEEEWGTEVELKNNIKLVFTPARHFSGRRIKQNDTLWSSYVLIAPSKKIFLGGDSGYDAHFKMIGDKYGPFDYAILENGQYGEAWRYIHMLPEDVIQAAVDIQARKIIPVHAAKFALALHPWNEPLQKVTALGKAQNLDILTPMIGEVVDLDRSDQQFRIWWED, encoded by the coding sequence ATGATTTACTGGATTATTACAAGTGTGGTTATACTGACTATTACCTTTTTTATTGTGATCAATATGAGGGTCTTCGGTGCAGTACCAAAAGGAAAACGGTTGAAACGGATTCAGCAGTCACGGCTTTATAAAAAAAAGCAGTTTCAGAATATCAGTCATACCCCTTCTATCACTGAAGGGTATAGTATGGCCAAAGTTACTTATGATTTCATTTTAGGTAAAAAAGATCCTTTGTTAAAACCCCTGAAAGACATTCCTTCTATCCATACAGACTTAAAAAGTATCGATAAGAGCACAGATGTATTTATCTGGCTGGGACATTCTTCTTATTACCTTCAGACTAATGGGATTTCATTTCTGATAGATCCGGTTTTAAGTGTATATGGCTCTCCGTTTAAATATTTTAATAAAGCATTCAAAGGTTCAGACATCTTTAAACCTGAAGATATTCCGGAATTGGATTATCTGGTGATTACCCACGACCATTTTGACCATTTGGATTATCCTACAGTCAGATCAATCAGAGAAAGGGTGGGGAACGTCATCCTGCCATTGGGAGTCGGTGCCCACTTTGAAAGATGGGGTTATCATGAAAGTCAGCTTATTGAGGAAGAATGGGGCACTGAAGTTGAATTAAAAAATAATATAAAACTGGTTTTCACTCCTGCCAGGCATTTTTCGGGCAGAAGGATAAAGCAGAATGATACCCTTTGGTCTTCTTATGTTTTGATAGCACCCTCAAAGAAAATATTTCTGGGAGGCGACAGTGGATACGACGCTCATTTTAAAATGATCGGTGATAAATATGGCCCTTTTGACTATGCTATTCTTGAAAACGGACAGTATGGAGAAGCCTGGAGGTATATTCATATGCTTCCTGAAGATGTAATTCAGGCAGCAGTTGATATTCAGGCCAGAAAGATTATTCCTGTTCATGCAGCAAAATTTGCGCTTGCCCTTCACCCCTGGAATGAGCCTTTACAAAAGGTTACAGCCCTCGGAAAAGCACAAAACCTTGATATTCTTACTCCAATGATTGGAGAAGTGGTGGATCTTGACCGGTCAGATCAGCAATTTAGAATCTGGTGGGAAGACTGA
- a CDS encoding S41 family peptidase, whose translation MKNYSVIFLLVILSSCASIRKHNEQRASCIPPEQLKEDIDYAYSKLQQMHPQLYWYIPKKELELKFDSLKKTITEPLTPLQFYFKLQPVIAGIREGHLSLRIPRKKFTKREIKKFEHQKGLFSRFEYYVEGDQMYIIENQDSIEDIKPGTEILSINNVPVSDYIKKYRSLISSDGYNTTFQSYFLKDLFFNFYTAEHGLSSKAVIETIYKGEKRTYTLSRESKSNTDVEKDKEMQKRTQEKKLNDYVASSNSYNRSFKFLDKDSTIAYIKVKSFSRDYSDEFYKKTFSKIKDAKSEYLIIDVRNNYGGSLYEINNLYSYLADKPFTLIKPSQVTSRGTPLRTNYFRKSAPLEYAFKSIAYPSYFFAQAFSTYKKDGKVYYKMKADKPTKPNKEAFHGKVFVLINGASFSASSIITAKLKNDKRAILVGEETGGANDGTVAGFYSYQKLPNSEIRFPIGLLLVQPNIDFSDSKKGVVPDIHINETMQDIIDKKDPQLDWIKNEIAKEKIDKD comes from the coding sequence TTGAAAAATTATTCGGTAATATTTCTTCTCGTTATACTGTCGTCATGTGCATCTATCAGAAAACATAACGAACAGCGGGCTTCATGTATTCCCCCGGAGCAGCTTAAAGAGGACATAGATTACGCGTATTCCAAACTCCAGCAAATGCACCCGCAATTGTACTGGTATATTCCCAAGAAGGAATTGGAACTTAAATTTGACAGTCTTAAAAAGACGATCACTGAACCGCTTACTCCTCTTCAGTTTTATTTTAAGCTTCAACCGGTGATTGCCGGAATTCGTGAAGGGCATCTTTCTTTACGAATTCCAAGAAAAAAATTCACCAAAAGAGAAATTAAAAAATTTGAGCATCAAAAAGGATTGTTCAGCCGTTTTGAATATTACGTAGAGGGTGATCAAATGTACATCATTGAAAATCAAGATTCTATTGAAGATATAAAACCAGGCACTGAAATTTTATCCATCAATAATGTTCCGGTATCAGATTATATAAAAAAATACAGAAGCCTGATCAGCAGTGACGGATACAATACCACTTTCCAGTCTTATTTTTTAAAGGATCTGTTTTTTAACTTTTATACTGCAGAGCACGGTCTCTCCAGCAAAGCCGTTATTGAAACTATTTACAAAGGAGAAAAGCGCACTTATACCCTAAGCAGGGAGTCCAAATCAAATACCGACGTTGAAAAGGACAAGGAAATGCAGAAAAGAACTCAGGAAAAGAAACTGAATGACTATGTAGCTTCCAGCAATTCTTACAACCGGAGTTTTAAATTCCTTGATAAAGACAGTACTATTGCTTATATAAAAGTAAAGAGCTTCTCAAGAGATTACTCTGATGAGTTCTATAAAAAGACATTTTCAAAGATCAAAGATGCAAAGTCAGAATATCTGATCATTGATGTCCGAAATAATTATGGAGGTTCTCTTTATGAGATCAATAATCTGTATTCTTATTTAGCAGACAAGCCTTTTACCCTGATAAAGCCTTCTCAGGTCACTTCACGAGGCACACCTCTGAGAACCAATTATTTCAGAAAAAGCGCTCCTCTGGAATATGCTTTTAAAAGTATTGCTTATCCAAGTTACTTTTTTGCCCAGGCTTTCAGCACCTACAAAAAAGACGGAAAGGTATATTATAAGATGAAAGCAGATAAGCCTACAAAGCCTAATAAAGAAGCATTTCATGGAAAAGTATTTGTACTGATCAACGGAGCCAGTTTCTCTGCCTCTTCTATCATCACAGCAAAACTCAAAAATGATAAAAGAGCGATCCTTGTGGGAGAAGAAACAGGAGGAGCCAATGACGGAACCGTAGCTGGTTTTTATTCTTATCAGAAGCTGCCCAACTCTGAAATTAGATTTCCTATCGGTCTCCTTCTTGTACAGCCGAATATTGATTTTTCAGATTCAAAAAAAGGAGTCGTTCCGGATATTCATATTAATGAAACGATGCAGGATATTATTGATAAAAAAGACCCTCAGCTGGATTGGATAAAAAATGAAATCGCTAAAGAAAAAATAGATAAGGATTAA
- a CDS encoding RNA polymerase sigma factor codes for MTLLEQEFISKIEKHKGIIFKISKMYMTEKDDRSDLFQEITYQLWKAYPGFRDESKFSTWLYRIALNTAIIFLKSEKRRSFIGREDFTNNIIVQEDYNDDKEERLSKMYKAIHQLNPIDRAFIFYYLEDFSGKQIADEMGISEGNVRVKMNRAKNKLKDILSQNTK; via the coding sequence ATGACCTTATTGGAACAAGAGTTTATAAGTAAGATTGAGAAGCATAAAGGAATCATTTTTAAGATTTCTAAAATGTACATGACTGAAAAAGATGACCGCAGTGATCTTTTTCAGGAGATTACCTATCAGCTCTGGAAAGCATATCCGGGCTTCCGGGATGAGAGTAAATTTTCGACCTGGCTGTACAGAATTGCTTTAAATACAGCTATTATCTTCCTCAAATCGGAAAAGAGGAGAAGTTTTATCGGACGCGAAGATTTTACCAATAATATTATAGTTCAGGAAGATTATAACGATGATAAAGAAGAGCGGCTGTCTAAGATGTATAAAGCAATTCACCAGCTCAATCCTATTGATAGAGCCTTTATATTTTATTATCTGGAAGATTTCTCAGGAAAACAGATCGCAGATGAAATGGGTATTTCTGAAGGAAATGTAAGAGTGAAAATGAACCGGGCTAAGAATAAACTGAAAGATATCTTAAGCCAAAATACAAAGTAA
- a CDS encoding RNA polymerase sigma factor produces the protein MSSLEKEFLEKIEKHKGVVFKISKMYMDNKDDQNDLYQEIIYQAWKSYGDFQGRSDFSTWLYRTALNTAIVFLRSEKKRSFIRNQNIDGLSSPQEPYNDTDDRNMKLMYEAIHQLSPIDKALIFFFLEDFPGREIALQLGITEVNARVKLKRAKEKLKEIIAKQQRTGSN, from the coding sequence ATGTCTTCACTGGAAAAAGAATTTTTAGAGAAAATAGAAAAGCACAAAGGTGTTGTTTTCAAGATATCTAAAATGTATATGGATAATAAAGACGACCAGAATGACCTCTATCAGGAGATCATCTATCAGGCATGGAAATCATATGGTGATTTTCAAGGGAGAAGCGACTTCTCAACATGGCTCTACAGAACTGCGCTTAATACTGCAATTGTTTTCCTTCGAAGTGAAAAAAAACGTAGTTTTATCCGGAATCAGAATATTGATGGATTAAGCAGTCCGCAAGAGCCCTATAATGACACAGATGATAGAAATATGAAGTTGATGTATGAAGCGATCCATCAGTTGAGCCCTATAGACAAAGCACTGATTTTTTTCTTTTTGGAAGATTTTCCGGGAAGAGAAATTGCCCTTCAGCTGGGAATTACGGAAGTAAATGCCAGAGTAAAACTGAAAAGGGCAAAGGAAAAACTGAAAGAAATCATTGCAAAACAACAAAGAACAGGTTCAAACTAA
- a CDS encoding NADP-dependent glyceraldehyde-3-phosphate dehydrogenase — protein MDSVNTPSFHDIFKSENEIPEEYKVPVIHQSTYLLNGELVEWHGEVTNIYSPVCIPTENGLERKLLGSIPNIGPDEAMEVLDACVKAYDNGLGEWPTMSVEGRIRCMQKFVYLMIQQRDLVIKLLMWEIGKTLADSTKEFDRTVDYINQTIDALKDLDRESSRFQQAEGTIAQIRRAPLGVVLSMGPFNYPLNEIFTTLIPALIMGNTILFKLPKHGVLAHYPLLNAFREAFPKGTVNTLYGKGSEIITPIMESGKVNVLAFIGSSKVANGLKKLHPKVNRLRAILSLDAKNAAIVTKNANLDVAVSECMLGALSFNGQRCTALKLIFVQKEIAAEFTKKLSEAVSAMKPGLPWEKDVKVTPLPEVNKPPYLKECIDDALLKGASVLNKDGGYTEESFVFPAVVYPVNSDMKLYHEEQFGPVIPVVPFENIEEPIEYQVNASHGMQVSIFSEDPQEVARLIDPFVNLVSRVNINCQAQRGPDVFPFTGRKDSAEGTLSVFDALRSFSIRSLVAAKLTESNKELLNTIVREHDSNFLSTDYIF, from the coding sequence ATGGATTCAGTAAATACACCGTCATTTCACGATATTTTTAAAAGCGAAAACGAAATTCCGGAAGAATATAAAGTTCCGGTCATTCATCAGAGTACCTATCTTTTGAATGGTGAACTGGTAGAATGGCACGGAGAGGTTACCAATATTTATTCACCTGTTTGTATTCCTACAGAAAACGGATTGGAAAGAAAACTGCTGGGAAGTATACCCAATATAGGCCCGGATGAAGCGATGGAAGTGCTGGATGCTTGCGTGAAAGCCTATGATAACGGACTTGGAGAGTGGCCCACAATGTCTGTGGAAGGAAGAATCAGGTGTATGCAGAAATTTGTATATCTGATGATTCAGCAGCGCGATCTGGTTATTAAACTGCTGATGTGGGAGATTGGAAAAACATTGGCAGATTCTACGAAAGAGTTTGACCGTACTGTAGATTATATCAATCAGACTATTGACGCTCTGAAAGACCTGGACAGAGAATCTTCCCGTTTTCAGCAGGCAGAAGGTACAATAGCACAGATCAGAAGAGCACCGCTGGGAGTTGTTTTAAGTATGGGACCATTCAACTATCCCCTGAACGAAATTTTCACCACACTGATTCCTGCCTTAATTATGGGGAATACTATTTTGTTTAAACTTCCAAAACACGGTGTATTGGCCCATTATCCTTTATTGAATGCCTTTAGAGAAGCCTTCCCGAAAGGAACAGTAAATACTTTATACGGAAAAGGTTCGGAAATTATCACTCCAATCATGGAAAGCGGTAAAGTGAATGTGCTGGCCTTTATCGGATCAAGCAAAGTAGCAAACGGATTGAAAAAACTACACCCGAAAGTGAACCGCCTGAGAGCAATCCTTAGTTTAGATGCTAAAAATGCAGCTATTGTAACTAAAAATGCGAATCTGGATGTAGCAGTGAGTGAATGTATGCTGGGAGCGCTTTCTTTCAATGGTCAGCGGTGTACGGCATTGAAACTGATATTCGTTCAGAAAGAAATTGCTGCAGAGTTTACAAAGAAATTAAGTGAAGCGGTTTCTGCTATGAAACCCGGACTGCCATGGGAAAAAGACGTGAAGGTAACCCCGCTTCCGGAAGTGAATAAACCGCCTTATTTGAAAGAATGTATTGATGATGCCTTGCTTAAAGGAGCTTCAGTCTTAAATAAAGACGGAGGTTATACCGAAGAATCTTTTGTTTTCCCGGCTGTAGTTTATCCTGTCAATAGTGACATGAAGCTGTATCATGAAGAACAGTTTGGTCCGGTAATTCCTGTAGTGCCATTTGAGAATATAGAAGAGCCGATAGAATATCAGGTAAATGCTTCTCATGGGATGCAGGTGAGTATTTTCAGTGAAGATCCTCAGGAAGTTGCCAGGCTTATTGATCCTTTCGTAAATCTTGTGAGCCGTGTGAATATCAACTGTCAGGCACAGCGTGGTCCGGATGTATTTCCTTTCACAGGAAGAAAAGACAGCGCTGAAGGAACGCTTTCGGTTTTTGATGCCCTACGTTCTTTTTCTATAAGATCTCTGGTAGCAGCAAAACTTACAGAATCTAATAAAGAACTGCTAAATACCATCGTGAGAGAACATGATTCCAATTTTTTAAGTACAGACTATATTTTTTAA
- a CDS encoding porin family protein, whose product MKNNSNLLFISFLIFLGAGNSLIFSQDLGPDKKESGKMVYQVRAGINIGGFTPIPIPAEIRELSSFNPMLNISVEGNVTYWLKQTPNSWGFRTGIRLENKGMKADSRVKNYGMEIIGGEGERVAGNWTGGVSTHVANSYITIPTLVAYKTNDRWSFSGGLFWSLLVDKNFSGYVFDGYLREGGPTGPKVVFEGDKTASYDFSNDLRRFSYGIQVGSAWQFSRHLNVFGDLSLGLNNMFKSDFKTITFKMRPVYLNVGAGYSF is encoded by the coding sequence ATGAAAAACAATTCCAATCTTCTTTTTATCTCTTTTTTAATTTTTCTTGGAGCAGGAAATTCATTAATCTTTTCCCAGGACTTAGGTCCTGATAAAAAAGAATCAGGAAAAATGGTGTATCAGGTGCGGGCCGGAATTAATATCGGTGGATTTACTCCCATACCGATCCCTGCTGAAATCAGAGAGCTCAGCAGCTTCAATCCGATGCTGAACATCAGTGTCGAAGGAAATGTAACCTACTGGCTGAAACAAACTCCAAATTCTTGGGGATTCCGCACAGGAATCCGGCTGGAAAATAAGGGAATGAAAGCTGATTCCAGAGTTAAAAATTACGGAATGGAAATTATAGGAGGAGAAGGAGAGAGGGTAGCGGGAAATTGGACAGGCGGAGTGTCTACCCACGTCGCCAATTCATATATCACCATTCCGACGCTGGTTGCTTACAAAACAAATGACCGCTGGTCTTTCTCAGGAGGCCTTTTCTGGTCTCTTCTGGTGGATAAGAACTTTTCCGGATATGTATTTGACGGTTACCTTCGGGAGGGAGGTCCTACCGGTCCTAAAGTGGTTTTTGAAGGAGATAAAACAGCTTCTTATGATTTTTCAAATGACCTGCGACGCTTTTCTTATGGAATTCAGGTGGGAAGTGCATGGCAGTTTTCCAGACATCTCAATGTTTTTGGAGATCTTAGCCTGGGCTTAAATAATATGTTCAAATCTGATTTTAAAACCATTACATTTAAGATGCGCCCTGTTTATCTGAATGTAGGGGCGGGATATAGTTTTTAA
- a CDS encoding PCMD domain-containing protein, translating into MKTGFSEPGLVFIPSPMKNISYILLFLSSFLFLSCIQAELPNAEADILSCSVDPDILRKDPIIQNDRIQILVKSSTDLTQQAPVFTLTPGAAIFPASGTVLNFTKPQTYTVTSEDHQSQKKYEVSYVISTIGSKFSFEQVRLENGKFDVFFETDQNNHNIMDWASGNLGFALTGASSTPEGYPTARWAEGKVGQAAKLTTQSTGSLGAIMGKPMAAGNLFMGEFDLSASISDPLKSLHLGVPVDLVPKGVKGFFKYKAGPVYKQGGVVQPNKKDTWDIYGVFFETDSNLKYLDGTNKFTHPNIVSIAKVTPAQRIETSEWTSFYIPFDIVNNKTIDPQKLKDGKYNLTLVFTSSIDGDTFAGAEGSTLLIDEIEITH; encoded by the coding sequence TTGAAAACAGGCTTTTCAGAACCTGGCCTTGTTTTTATACCATCACCTATGAAGAACATCAGCTATATCTTACTGTTTTTAAGCAGTTTCCTTTTTTTATCCTGCATTCAGGCTGAACTTCCCAATGCAGAAGCAGATATATTATCCTGCTCTGTAGATCCGGATATCTTGCGAAAAGATCCTATTATCCAAAATGACCGTATCCAGATTCTGGTGAAGTCTTCCACAGATCTTACCCAGCAGGCTCCCGTTTTCACCCTTACACCGGGTGCTGCTATTTTTCCTGCAAGCGGAACAGTGCTTAATTTTACAAAACCTCAAACTTATACAGTAACTTCAGAAGACCATCAGTCTCAAAAAAAATATGAGGTTTCTTATGTGATCTCAACCATAGGTTCCAAATTCAGCTTTGAACAAGTACGTCTTGAAAACGGAAAATTTGATGTGTTTTTTGAAACCGATCAGAACAATCATAATATTATGGACTGGGCCAGTGGGAATCTGGGTTTTGCTCTTACCGGAGCCTCTTCCACTCCGGAAGGATATCCTACAGCACGCTGGGCAGAAGGGAAAGTTGGGCAGGCCGCAAAGCTGACCACTCAGTCTACCGGAAGTTTGGGAGCGATAATGGGTAAGCCTATGGCTGCGGGAAACCTCTTTATGGGAGAATTTGATTTAAGCGCTTCTATATCAGATCCCTTAAAAAGCTTACATCTGGGAGTGCCTGTAGATCTGGTACCTAAGGGAGTAAAAGGGTTTTTCAAATATAAGGCCGGACCGGTATATAAACAAGGAGGAGTGGTGCAGCCCAATAAAAAGGATACATGGGATATCTATGGTGTATTTTTTGAAACAGACTCAAACCTGAAATACCTTGACGGAACCAATAAATTTACCCATCCCAATATTGTCTCTATTGCCAAAGTGACCCCGGCACAACGGATTGAAACTTCAGAATGGACCTCATTCTATATTCCTTTTGATATTGTCAATAATAAAACGATCGACCCTCAGAAGCTAAAAGACGGAAAGTACAATCTGACACTGGTGTTTACCTCAAGTATTGATGGAGATACCTTTGCAGGAGCAGAAGGAAGCACACTTTTAATAGATGAGATCGAAATAACACATTAA
- the tpx gene encoding thiol peroxidase, with translation MFSKAVFSTLLFCSAFIFAQNTKKANTILMRGTPVHTYSALPAVDKPAPKFTLTDVDMKEQTLDSYKGKYVILNIFPSVDTGVCSASVHHFNENAGNLPNTVVLCISKDLPFAQKRFCGAEGIKNVVMLSDFRSDFGWNYGVELIDSPMKGLLSRAVVVIDPSGKIVYEEQVADISQEPNYEAAIAAVK, from the coding sequence ATGTTTTCAAAAGCAGTTTTCAGCACTTTATTATTTTGCTCAGCATTTATTTTCGCACAGAATACTAAAAAAGCCAATACCATTTTGATGAGAGGAACACCGGTACATACCTATTCTGCATTACCAGCAGTGGATAAGCCTGCCCCTAAATTCACGCTCACAGATGTTGATATGAAGGAGCAGACTTTAGATTCTTACAAAGGTAAATATGTAATCCTTAATATTTTCCCAAGTGTAGATACGGGGGTTTGTTCTGCTTCTGTACATCATTTCAATGAGAATGCAGGTAATCTTCCGAACACGGTAGTTCTATGTATTTCTAAAGATCTTCCTTTTGCTCAGAAAAGATTTTGTGGTGCGGAAGGAATCAAAAATGTGGTGATGCTTTCGGATTTCCGTTCAGATTTTGGATGGAACTACGGGGTAGAGCTGATAGATTCTCCTATGAAAGGTCTTTTAAGCAGAGCTGTTGTAGTTATTGATCCTTCAGGAAAGATTGTGTATGAAGAGCAGGTAGCTGATATTTCGCAGGAACCTAATTATGAAGCAGCAATTGCTGCTGTGAAATAG
- a CDS encoding DUF6261 family protein, producing MNIALTKLSTKDLATLAQRIISNFHSGKYPVITNHPLIATLEASYAEYDKVYVKHIYSGKGKDVAALDHERDLAYSNIKAFLNGYRKLTLMANYNVAEELYQVFKTFGLDLDRLSYSSQTAQMKKLIETLELPENKQKMKILSLDEAFEEMKTKHEEFESVFAEQAEANAGLRLMSSASAIRKNLEKNLKSYISLLTIMKDVPGWELFYTDSNELLKAAKNSSTGTPKPENPS from the coding sequence ATGAACATTGCACTCACCAAACTGAGTACTAAAGATCTTGCGACTTTGGCTCAGAGAATTATTTCCAATTTCCATTCAGGAAAATATCCTGTAATTACTAATCATCCTCTTATTGCCACTTTGGAAGCTTCCTATGCTGAATATGATAAGGTGTACGTGAAACATATATACAGTGGAAAAGGAAAAGATGTGGCAGCCCTGGATCATGAAAGGGATCTCGCTTATAGCAATATAAAAGCCTTTTTGAATGGCTATCGAAAACTCACTTTAATGGCCAATTATAACGTGGCAGAAGAACTTTATCAGGTGTTTAAAACTTTCGGATTAGACCTTGATCGTCTGAGCTATTCTTCCCAAACTGCCCAGATGAAAAAGCTGATCGAAACACTGGAACTTCCGGAAAATAAACAGAAGATGAAAATCCTTTCGCTGGATGAAGCTTTTGAAGAAATGAAAACAAAACATGAGGAATTTGAATCTGTATTTGCAGAACAGGCAGAAGCGAACGCAGGCCTCCGCCTTATGTCCAGTGCTTCCGCTATCCGCAAAAATCTGGAAAAGAATCTTAAATCCTATATCAGTCTGCTTACCATAATGAAAGATGTCCCGGGTTGGGAGCTTTTTTACACAGATAGTAATGAACTGTTAAAGGCGGCAAAGAATTCTTCTACAGGAACCCCCAAACCGGAAAATCCATCTTAG